A portion of the Simkania negevensis Z genome contains these proteins:
- the ppsA gene encoding phosphoenolpyruvate synthase produces MGKYVCPFEDLRAKDVAIAGGKNASLGEMIAELKPEGVNIPGGFAVTAEAYRYFIRENGLEKKIEALLKTYSPEPKKLRKCGKAIRKLIEGGKFPSDLKEEITDAYHGLCGENTKRCQMDVAVRSSATAEDLPDASFAGQQETFLNIRGDRDLLNACRKCFASLFTDRAIAYREEKGFNHSEIALSVGIQKMVRSDLASSGVMFTLDTETGFDQVIEINSTWGLGENIVQGVIIPDEFIVYKPFLDREGVVPVVGKVLGSKEKKMVYARGESYSTKNIVTTPEEQKLFSITDEEVLQLAKWAVLIEKHYQKPMDIEWAKDGGTGELYIVQARPETVQVKRKKSEFKTYKLKKEGKKILEGLAIGESIAVGHPQVIMDSDQIEAFQRGSILVTGMTDPDWVPIMKMASGIITDQGGRTSHAAIVSRELGVPAIVGTGTATEELKDFDEVTLSCAQGDKGFIYEGALEYEEEEVHIEKLPKTKTQVMLNIASPSAAFHWWRLPCRGIGLARMEFIISEMIKIHPMALTHFEEVEDLDVQMHISEMTLGFESKTEYFIELLALGIAKIACTRYPDPVIVRMSDFKTNEYANLIGGKQFEPKEENPMLGFRGAVRYYHPKYREGFALECRAIKRAREKIGLSNIIVMIPFCRTIQEAEAVLKVMEEEGLKRGENGLEVYVMAEVPSNILLAADFAKLFDGFSIGSNDLTQLTLGVDRDSADLAPLFDERNPAVKKLIQDLITVAHQHQCKVGICGQGPSDYPDFAEFLVECGIDSISLNPDSVIHTXERIAAIEQKRG; encoded by the coding sequence ATGGGTAAATATGTCTGCCCATTCGAAGACCTTCGAGCGAAAGATGTTGCAATTGCTGGAGGGAAAAATGCTTCGCTTGGCGAGATGATTGCTGAGCTTAAACCAGAAGGGGTGAATATCCCTGGAGGCTTTGCTGTCACTGCTGAAGCGTATCGGTATTTTATTCGTGAAAATGGATTAGAAAAGAAAATCGAAGCCCTGCTCAAAACCTATTCGCCAGAACCTAAGAAACTTCGAAAATGTGGCAAAGCCATTCGGAAGCTCATTGAAGGTGGAAAGTTCCCATCAGATTTGAAAGAAGAGATCACAGATGCCTATCACGGCCTCTGTGGAGAAAATACCAAACGGTGTCAAATGGATGTCGCTGTCCGCAGTAGTGCAACAGCGGAAGACCTTCCTGATGCAAGCTTTGCGGGGCAGCAAGAAACTTTCCTTAATATTCGAGGCGATCGGGATTTGCTAAATGCTTGCCGTAAATGCTTTGCTTCGCTGTTCACAGATCGAGCAATTGCTTACCGCGAAGAAAAGGGGTTTAATCATAGCGAAATTGCCCTTTCAGTAGGGATTCAAAAGATGGTCCGTTCTGATTTAGCTAGTTCAGGAGTCATGTTCACTCTTGATACGGAAACAGGATTCGATCAGGTTATCGAGATCAACTCGACTTGGGGACTTGGAGAAAACATCGTTCAAGGAGTGATCATTCCTGATGAGTTCATAGTGTATAAGCCTTTTCTTGATCGAGAAGGAGTAGTCCCGGTTGTTGGGAAAGTTCTCGGAAGTAAAGAAAAGAAAATGGTCTATGCTCGTGGAGAAAGCTACTCAACGAAGAATATAGTGACAACGCCCGAAGAGCAAAAACTCTTTTCGATCACAGATGAAGAAGTTCTCCAGTTGGCAAAGTGGGCTGTTTTGATCGAAAAGCACTACCAAAAGCCCATGGATATTGAATGGGCAAAAGATGGGGGGACTGGAGAACTCTATATTGTTCAAGCTCGCCCAGAAACAGTTCAAGTTAAACGCAAAAAGTCCGAATTCAAAACCTATAAACTCAAAAAAGAAGGGAAAAAGATTCTCGAAGGGCTAGCGATTGGTGAGTCGATTGCAGTGGGGCATCCGCAAGTGATCATGGACTCTGATCAGATCGAAGCTTTTCAGCGTGGATCGATTCTCGTCACAGGGATGACCGATCCCGATTGGGTTCCCATCATGAAAATGGCAAGTGGAATCATCACCGACCAAGGTGGACGGACCTCTCATGCAGCTATTGTCAGCCGGGAGCTTGGTGTTCCGGCAATTGTTGGGACAGGGACAGCGACTGAAGAGCTCAAAGATTTTGATGAAGTGACTTTGAGTTGTGCTCAAGGAGACAAAGGTTTTATTTACGAAGGGGCCCTCGAATATGAAGAGGAAGAAGTCCATATTGAGAAACTTCCCAAAACCAAAACGCAAGTGATGCTCAATATTGCCAGCCCTTCCGCTGCTTTTCATTGGTGGCGATTGCCTTGCAGAGGAATTGGCCTTGCCCGAATGGAATTCATCATCAGTGAAATGATCAAAATCCATCCGATGGCGTTGACCCACTTTGAAGAAGTAGAAGATCTCGATGTTCAAATGCATATTTCAGAAATGACACTCGGCTTTGAGAGCAAAACAGAATATTTTATCGAGCTACTCGCACTTGGGATTGCTAAAATTGCCTGTACCCGTTACCCCGACCCTGTGATTGTTCGTATGAGTGATTTCAAGACGAATGAATACGCTAATTTAATTGGTGGCAAGCAATTTGAACCCAAAGAAGAAAATCCCATGCTTGGGTTTAGGGGAGCAGTCCGCTACTATCACCCGAAATATCGAGAAGGTTTTGCTTTAGAGTGTCGCGCCATTAAACGGGCCCGTGAAAAAATTGGACTATCAAACATCATCGTGATGATCCCTTTTTGTCGGACGATCCAAGAAGCTGAAGCTGTTTTGAAAGTGATGGAAGAAGAGGGATTAAAGCGAGGGGAAAACGGGTTAGAAGTCTATGTGATGGCAGAAGTGCCTTCGAATATCCTTTTAGCTGCTGACTTTGCGAAACTTTTCGACGGTTTTTCGATTGGATCAAACGACTTGACTCAACTCACTCTTGGAGTGGATCGAGATTCTGCTGATTTGGCACCCCTCTTTGATGAACGGAACCCAGCGGTTAAAAAACTCATTCAAGACCTCATCACAGTGGCCCATCAGCATCAATGCAAAGTCGGCATTTGTGGGCAAGGGCCAAGCGATTACCCCGATTTTGCAGAGTTTCTCGTCGAATGCGGAATTGACTCGATTTCACTCAATCCCGATAGTGTCATTCACACCATKGAAAGAATCGCGGCTATTGAGCAGAAGCGAGGGTAA
- a CDS encoding RsmE family RNA methyltransferase, which yields MPADRFYLKENFKLGDVVFLEEEEFHHLNRVMRKKEGDAIELVNGMGSLAQAKVLQIEKRKASLEILETSEHLPKLPPLVLIQALPKLSHLEWIVQKGTELGCTAFYLFPSERSEKDSLSDNQWKRLESIAIGAMKQCGRLDLPSLHLALSLESLSLPEGHAFFGDPEAETSLPKGKSPYLLFIGPEKGFSKEEYKKMKERFNAQGVRLHPYILRTETAAIAALTLASAQ from the coding sequence ATGCCAGCTGACCGATTCTACCTAAAAGAAAACTTCAAACTAGGCGACGTTGTCTTCCTCGAAGAGGAAGAGTTCCACCATCTAAATCGCGTCATGCGAAAAAAAGAAGGAGATGCCATTGAGCTTGTCAATGGAATGGGATCTCTTGCGCAAGCAAAAGTCTTGCAAATCGAAAAACGAAAAGCGTCTCTTGAAATTCTCGAAACTTCGGAACATCTGCCAAAACTCCCCCCTTTAGTTCTCATTCAAGCTTTGCCTAAATTGTCCCACTTAGAATGGATCGTTCAAAAGGGAACCGAACTCGGTTGCACCGCTTTTTATCTCTTTCCTTCGGAGAGAAGCGAAAAAGACTCTTTAAGTGACAATCAGTGGAAACGACTCGAATCGATTGCTATTGGAGCGATGAAGCAATGTGGCCGCTTGGATCTTCCCTCTCTTCACTTGGCCTTAAGTTTAGAAAGCCTATCCCTCCCGGAAGGGCATGCCTTTTTCGGAGATCCTGAAGCTGAAACATCTCTTCCAAAAGGAAAAAGTCCCTATCTTCTCTTTATTGGTCCAGAAAAAGGATTTTCAAAAGAAGAATATAAGAAAATGAAAGAAAGGTTCAATGCTCAAGGAGTGAGACTACATCCTTATATTCTCCGGACAGAAACGGCTGCTATTGCGGCCCTTACCCTCGCTTCTGCTCAATAG
- a CDS encoding LpxL/LpxP family acyltransferase, with protein MSKLSYYLIRGFTFPISLLPAGWIHFIGNGLGLIAYHTLTRFRKRTLSNLALAKNLYLPEQKLKKIAKQSFQNLAITCLEYGKFARMKNTKKTLICENPEEAKKLIDSGTGIIFFCGHQANWEVLFLEGTQRMPGVAIGRPIKNPYLYDWVVRMREQFGGMIITPKQTVKEGFRALKKGKFLGIVGDQSMPESDYAFPFFGRRAWTSIAPALLAYKAKCPIMVATVRRTKGTYRIHYSNPIWPNLEAPMEEEIDRLMKKSLALLEDKIRETPEQWLWQHNRWKQETPINVYYRYRWDSILIILPTDPTPYLPHLRTFREIYPLAFITVLTPTKIDLPDAEVLLYKNTADLFLRDYRFKLIFNFTTVTKLKKHFLKLSAFEVLDENGLRESATEHLDGTEDLSLLLKKALCRPNTIWKKDAS; from the coding sequence ATGTCTAAACTTTCTTACTATCTCATCCGAGGATTCACATTCCCTATCAGCCTTTTGCCAGCAGGGTGGATTCATTTCATCGGAAATGGACTAGGGCTTATTGCCTACCACACTTTGACTCGCTTTCGCAAAAGAACTCTCTCGAACCTTGCCTTAGCAAAAAACCTCTATCTTCCGGAACAAAAGCTCAAAAAAATTGCCAAACAATCGTTTCAAAACCTTGCCATTACGTGCTTGGAATACGGCAAATTTGCCCGGATGAAAAACACTAAAAAAACCTTGATTTGTGAAAACCCAGAAGAAGCTAAAAAACTCATCGATTCTGGAACTGGTATCATCTTTTTCTGTGGCCACCAAGCAAACTGGGAAGTCCTTTTCCTCGAAGGGACGCAGCGGATGCCAGGTGTGGCAATTGGTCGCCCAATTAAAAACCCGTACCTATACGACTGGGTAGTTCGGATGCGCGAACAATTTGGTGGAATGATCATTACCCCAAAGCAAACGGTGAAAGAGGGCTTTCGCGCCCTCAAGAAAGGAAAGTTTCTCGGGATTGTAGGGGATCAAAGCATGCCAGAAAGTGATTATGCCTTTCCCTTTTTTGGAAGGCGTGCTTGGACATCGATTGCCCCTGCTCTTTTAGCCTACAAAGCCAAGTGCCCGATCATGGTTGCAACAGTTAGACGGACAAAGGGCACCTACCGCATTCACTATTCAAACCCTATTTGGCCCAATCTTGAAGCTCCCATGGAGGAGGAAATCGATCGTCTCATGAAAAAGAGCCTTGCTCTTCTCGAAGATAAAATTCGAGAAACTCCAGAGCAATGGCTGTGGCAACATAATCGATGGAAACAAGAAACTCCAATCAATGTTTACTACCGGTACCGCTGGGACTCTATTTTGATTATCCTTCCAACAGATCCAACTCCTTATCTTCCTCATCTTAGGACCTTTCGAGAAATTTATCCTCTGGCTTTTATTACAGTTCTCACCCCTACAAAGATCGACCTTCCAGATGCCGAAGTTCTCCTCTATAAAAACACCGCAGATCTGTTCTTAAGAGATTACCGTTTCAAACTCATTTTCAATTTTACTACGGTCACCAAGCTCAAAAAACATTTTCTCAAGCTCAGCGCTTTTGAAGTCTTAGATGAAAACGGGTTGCGAGAATCTGCTACAGAGCATTTAGATGGGACAGAAGATCTGTCTCTTCTCCTTAAAAAAGCCCTTTGTCGCCCTAACACCATTTGGAAAAAAGATGCCAGCTGA